Proteins encoded by one window of Myripristis murdjan chromosome 1, fMyrMur1.1, whole genome shotgun sequence:
- the anxa5b gene encoding annexin A5b yields the protein MASRGTVKASGNFNANEDAETLYKAMKGLGTDEDAILQLLTSRSNTQRQQIKAAYKTLHGKDLVSDLKGELGGKFETLIVGLMTAPLAYDVTSLRNAIKGAGTDEKVLVEILASRTAQQVKDIVAAYREEYDDSLEEDIAGDTSGHFKRLLVILLQASRQQGVQQGNIESDAQALFKAGEQKFGTDEQQFITILGNRSAEHLRKVFDAYMKLSGYEIEESIQRETSGSLRDLLLAVVKCARSVPAYFAETLYYSMKGAGTDDQTLIRVMVTRSEVDMLDIRSEFRKISPKSLHAMIMGDTGGDYRKALLLLCGGDDA from the exons ATG GCAAGCAGAGGAACTGTGAAAGCTAGTGGAAACTTCAACGCTAATGAGGATGCTGAGACCCTGTACAAGGCCATGAAAGGCctgg GGACGGATGAGGATGCTATTTTGCAGCTGTTGACGTCTCGCAGCAACACCCAGAGGCAGCAGATCAAGGCTGCTTACAAGACCCTGCATGGAAAG gATCTGGTGAGCGACCTGAAGGGAGAGCTGGGTGGCAAATTTGAGACGCTCATCGTGGGTCTGATGACCGCTCCCCTCGCCTATGATGTGACATCACTTCGTAACGCCATCAAG ggggcggggACGGATGAGAAGGTGCTGGTGGAGATTCTGGCCTCCAGAACAGCTCAGCAGGTCAAGGACATCGTTGCTGCTTACAGAGAGG AGTATGATGATAGCCTTGAGGAAGACATAGCCGGGGACACTTCAGGTCACTTCAAGAGACTGCTGGTTATTCTACTTCAG GCCAGCAGGCAGCAGGGAGTCCAGCAGGGAAACATCGAGAGTGATGCTCAG GCCCTGTTCAAAGCTGGAGAGCAGAAGTTCGGCACTGACGAACAGCAGTTTATCACCATCTTGGGCAACAGGAGCGCAGAGCATCtgaggaaag tgtttgatgCCTACATGAAGCTGTCAGGCTATGAGATTGAGGAGAGCATTCAGAGGGAGACATCTGGGAGCCTGAGAGACCTGCTCCTCGCCGTGG TGAAGTGTGCCAGGAGCGTTCCAGCCTATTTTGCCGAGACCCTGTATTATTCTATGAAG gGCGCGGGGACTGATGACCAGACCCTGATCAGGGTGATGGTGACTCGTAGCGAGGTGGACATGTTGGACATCCGATCTGAGTTCAGGAAAATATCTCCTAAATCCCTCCACGCCATGATTATG GGAGACACTGGTGGTGACTACCGTAAGGCCTTACTTCTGCTTTGTGGTGGGGATGATGCGTAA